From a single Bradyrhizobium sediminis genomic region:
- the modB gene encoding molybdate ABC transporter permease subunit — protein MFDLSPTEWTAIQLSLRVAAVATLVATPLGIALAWLLARRDFWGKSLVDAAIHLPLVLPPVVTGYLLLLTFGRRGLVGAWLADHLGIVFAFRWTGAALACGIMAFPLLVRPIRLSIEAVDRKLEQAAGTLGAAPWRVFLTITLPLALPGVLAGMVLGFAKALGEFGATITFVSNIPGETQTISSAIYSLIQTPDGDAAALRLVAVSIVIALAALVASEWFARRATKRLHGN, from the coding sequence ATGTTCGACCTCTCGCCCACCGAATGGACGGCGATCCAGCTTTCGCTGCGGGTCGCCGCGGTCGCGACGCTGGTGGCGACGCCGCTCGGCATCGCGCTGGCGTGGCTGCTGGCGCGGCGCGACTTCTGGGGCAAGTCGCTGGTCGACGCGGCGATCCATCTGCCGCTGGTGCTGCCGCCGGTCGTGACCGGCTATCTGCTGCTGCTGACCTTCGGCCGGCGCGGCCTGGTCGGCGCGTGGCTCGCCGATCATCTCGGCATCGTGTTCGCGTTCCGCTGGACCGGGGCGGCATTGGCCTGCGGCATCATGGCGTTTCCGCTGCTGGTGCGGCCGATCCGGCTGTCGATCGAGGCGGTCGACCGCAAGCTCGAGCAGGCGGCGGGCACGCTGGGCGCCGCACCCTGGCGCGTGTTCCTGACCATCACGCTGCCGCTGGCGCTGCCGGGCGTGCTGGCCGGCATGGTGCTGGGCTTTGCCAAGGCGCTCGGCGAGTTCGGCGCGACCATCACCTTCGTGTCGAATATTCCCGGCGAGACCCAGACCATCTCGTCGGCGATCTATTCGCTGATCCAGACGCCGGACGGCGACGCCGCGGCGCTGCGGCTGGTGGCGGTATCCATCGTCATCGCGCTGGCCGCGCTGGTCGCCTCCGAATGGTTCGCGCGGCGCGCCACAAAACGCCTGCACGGGAATTGA
- the modC gene encoding molybdenum ABC transporter ATP-binding protein — MLRVDVAKQLGEFSIEASFASEGRVTGLFGASGAGKTSLINIIAGLLRPDRGVIAVDGETLDDTARHVHVPAHRRRIGYVFQDARLFPHLDIRQNLDYGRRMNRLADDAAQRTRVTDLLDIGGLLDRRPGQLSGGERQRVALGRALLAQPRLLLLDEPLGSLDEERKVEILPYLVRLRDEANVPMVYVSHDAAEMRRLATQVVMLRRGRVVAFGGPEVLPSAASNPG; from the coding sequence ATGCTGCGCGTCGACGTCGCAAAACAACTCGGCGAGTTCTCGATCGAAGCTTCGTTCGCCAGCGAAGGCCGGGTCACCGGATTGTTCGGCGCCTCCGGCGCCGGCAAGACCTCGCTGATCAACATCATCGCCGGATTGCTGCGGCCCGATCGCGGCGTCATCGCCGTCGACGGCGAGACGCTCGACGACACCGCTCGCCATGTCCATGTCCCGGCGCATCGCCGCCGCATCGGCTACGTGTTCCAGGATGCGCGGCTGTTTCCGCATCTCGATATCAGGCAAAATCTCGACTACGGCCGGCGGATGAACCGGCTGGCCGACGATGCCGCGCAGCGCACGCGCGTCACCGACCTGCTCGATATCGGCGGCCTGCTCGACCGCCGTCCAGGCCAGCTCTCCGGCGGCGAACGCCAGCGCGTCGCTCTGGGGCGGGCGCTATTGGCGCAGCCGAGATTGCTGCTGCTCGATGAGCCGCTCGGCTCGCTCGACGAAGAACGCAAGGTGGAGATCCTGCCCTATCTGGTGCGCCTGCGCGACGAGGCCAATGTGCCGATGGTCTATGTCAGCCACGACGCCGCCGAAATGCGCCGGCTGGCGACGCAGGTCGTGATGCTCAGGCGCGGCCGGGTGGTCGCGTTCGGCGGACCAGAGGTGTTGCCATCGGCCGCCTCAAACCCCGGCTAG
- a CDS encoding N-acetyltransferase — MAGNFHDNEGRQRFELDVEGHIAFVTYRKSPGAITLVHTEVPPELGGRGIGSKLGRATLDAVRAQGRKLTVECDFIRSYIDKHPEYSDLLAPGAKEKPVAAVHKAGCFCGAVEIEVTGKPTFAGYCHCRDCQAWSAAPINAFSLWPSSSVRITKGEADIGTFHKTENSYRKFCKVCGGHVMTEHPRLRLIDVYANLLQGFAHQPTLHANYGSKMVSVKDGLPKFKDLPAELGGSGETLPD, encoded by the coding sequence ATGGCCGGGAATTTCCACGACAATGAGGGTCGCCAGCGCTTCGAACTCGACGTCGAGGGCCACATCGCCTTTGTCACCTATCGCAAATCGCCCGGCGCCATCACCCTGGTTCATACCGAGGTGCCGCCGGAACTGGGCGGGCGGGGAATTGGCTCGAAGCTCGGACGCGCGACCCTGGACGCGGTGCGGGCGCAGGGGCGGAAACTCACCGTCGAATGCGATTTCATCCGCTCCTATATCGACAAGCATCCCGAATACAGCGATCTGCTGGCTCCCGGCGCGAAAGAGAAGCCGGTTGCCGCCGTCCACAAGGCTGGTTGCTTTTGCGGCGCGGTCGAGATCGAGGTGACGGGCAAGCCGACGTTCGCGGGCTATTGTCATTGCCGCGACTGCCAGGCCTGGTCTGCCGCGCCGATCAACGCCTTCAGCCTGTGGCCTTCGAGCAGCGTGCGGATCACCAAAGGCGAGGCCGATATCGGTACCTTCCACAAGACCGAGAATTCCTACCGCAAGTTCTGCAAGGTCTGCGGCGGACATGTCATGACGGAGCATCCGCGCCTGCGGCTGATCGACGTCTATGCCAATCTGCTGCAGGGCTTTGCGCATCAGCCGACGCTGCACGCCAATTACGGGAGCAAGATGGTTTCCGTGAAGGACGGGCTGCCGAAGTTCAAGGATCTGCCCGCCGAACTCGGCGGCTCCGGCGAGACCTTGCCGGACTAG
- a CDS encoding GNAT family N-acetyltransferase, which produces MPVQITYRMARPDDSGELARYMCIAGGGLYEFLFDELIPFVTAVDMLSAGIGSERYPVSYRNCCIASLGDDGAIIGAANVFPADMLKDDNYVLLGSERHDHVRPMLELQDWGSMFLNSLAVSDAHRGSGIGARLLDWAETRTAEAGYDRLSLHVWADNSPALKFYKLRGFVEVAVAAIPPHPRLPHHGGSILMHKAMPSAA; this is translated from the coding sequence ATGCCGGTTCAGATCACCTACCGCATGGCCCGCCCCGACGACAGCGGCGAGCTCGCGCGCTACATGTGCATCGCCGGCGGCGGCCTCTACGAATTCCTGTTCGACGAACTGATCCCGTTCGTGACGGCAGTGGATATGTTGTCGGCCGGCATCGGCAGCGAACGCTATCCCGTCTCATACCGCAATTGCTGCATTGCATCCCTCGGCGACGACGGCGCGATCATCGGCGCCGCCAATGTCTTTCCCGCCGACATGCTGAAGGATGACAATTATGTGTTGCTTGGCTCCGAGCGCCATGACCACGTCCGGCCGATGCTGGAACTGCAGGATTGGGGCAGCATGTTCCTGAACAGCCTGGCCGTCAGCGACGCACATCGCGGTTCAGGCATCGGGGCAAGATTGCTCGATTGGGCCGAAACCCGCACGGCGGAAGCCGGTTACGACCGCCTGAGCCTGCACGTATGGGCCGATAATTCGCCCGCATTGAAATTCTACAAGCTGAGGGGCTTCGTCGAGGTCGCCGTCGCCGCGATTCCGCCGCATCCGAGGCTCCCGCACCATGGCGGCAGCATCCTGATGCATAAGGCGATGCCGTCGGCGGCATGA